Proteins encoded within one genomic window of Rhinoderma darwinii isolate aRhiDar2 chromosome 5, aRhiDar2.hap1, whole genome shotgun sequence:
- the EOMES gene encoding eomesodermin homolog, whose amino-acid sequence MQLGEQILTSSAPNLPHTFYPLPGDPNSAAQSPGLDFSIGQHKSQQQQKKFSSRGLHLDSPRDSGSSTTPGSAMLSEATEGFQATKTLPDSGRKGSPVGEEDLNSVPPTSAPRYLDNSLQAASERYYLPPQGQQPQQTGVELGSPCSIFPYAPPQHSAVYPAGGAARYPPYSSMLPPAGFSPPVCPSRPQYSTGYQYSQAPGSMYSPYPAAGSGSGLSALGLPGSGTGMRAQIYLCNRPLWLKFHRHQTEMIITKQGRRMFPFLSFNITGLNPTSHYNVFVEVVLADPNHWRFQGGKWVTCGKADNNMQGNKVYVHPESPNTGAHWMRQEISFGKLKLTNNKGANNNNTQMIVLQSLHKYQPRLHIVEVSEDGVEDLNDSAKTQTFTFPETQFIAVTAYQNTDITQLKIDHNPFAKGFRDNYDSMYTASENDRLTPSPADSPRSHQIVPGARYSVQPFFQEQFVNNLPPTRYYSGERTVPQTSGLLSPQANEEVTSVPPQRWFVTPVQQAAANKLDMGPYDTDYSSSSLLTYGIKSLPIQASHPMAYYPDAAFASMTSWGSRSSPYQRKMSTGLPWSSRSSPSGFSEDLLTKDKVKEEMNSSWVETPPSIKSLDSNDSGVYTGACKRRRLSPSTSSNENSPPIKCEDIASEDYKDASKGLGYYSFYSSS is encoded by the exons ATGCAGCTAGGAGAGCAGATCCTGACCAGCTCTGCTCCTAACCTGCCTCACACCTTCTACCCTCTGCCTGGCGACCCCAATAGCGCCGCCCAGAGCCCAGGCTTGGACTTCAGTATTGGACAGCATAAAAGTCAACAGCAGCAGAAGAAGTTCTCCTCCAGAGGCCTTCACCTAGACAGTCCCAGAGATTCAGGCAGCTCCACCACCCCTGGTAGCGCAATGCTCAGCGAGGCCACTGAGGGCTTTCAAGCCACCAAGACCTTACCGGACTCCGGGAGAAAAGGCTCCCCGGTTGGAGAAGAGGACCTGAACTCTGTGCCACCAACCTCAGCCCCTCGCTACCTGGACAACTCTCTACAGGCGGCTTCTGAGCGCTACTACCTGCCACCCCAGGGGCAGCAGCCCCAACAGACAGGGGTAGAGCTGGGTTCCCCCTGCTCCATCTTCCCCTATGCTCCACCACAGCACAGCGCAGTGTACCCAGCCGGAGGGGCAGCCAGGTACCCCCCATACAGCAGCATGCTGCCGCCCGCAGGTTTCTCCCCTCCAGTGTGCCCTTCTCGTCCTCAGTACTCCACCGGTTATCAGTACAGCCAGGCACCTGGcagcatgtacagcccgtacccaGCTGCAGGCTCGGGCAGTGGGCTCAGTGCGCTGGGGCTGCCAGGCAGCGGGACTGGTATGCGGGCACAGATCTACCTCTGTAATCGCCCCCTGTGGCTCAAGTTTCACCGGCACCAAACCGAGATGATCATCACCAAGCAGGGCAG GAGGATGTTTCCTTTCCTGAGCTTCAATATTACGGGGCTGAACCCTACGTCCCATTATAATGTGTTCGTAGAGGTGGTTCTGGCCGATCCAAATCACTGGCGATTTCAAGGGGGCAAATGGGTGACGTGTGGTAAAGCGGACAACAACATGCAGG GTAACAAGGTGTATGTACATCCCGAGTCTCCCAACACCGGGGCGCACTGGATGAGGCAGGAGATCTCGTTTGGCAAACTGAAACTCACCAACAACAAAGGAGCTAATAATAACAATACAcag ATGATAGTTCTGCAGTCTCTACACAAGTATCAACCCCGTCTCCATATAGTAGAAGTAAGTGAAGATGGAGTAGAAGACCTGAATGACTCTGCCAAGACCCAGACATTCACGTTCCCAGAAACCCAGTTCATTGCTGTCACAGCCTACCAGAATACAGAT ATTACACAACTGAAGATTGATCACAACCCATTTGCAAAAGGCTTCAGAGACAACTATGACTC CATGTACACCGCTTCAGAAAATGACCGATTAACTCCATCTCCTGCGGATTCTCCTAGATCCCACCAGATAGTGCCCGGAGCCCGCTACAGCGTccagcctttcttccaggaacaaTTTGTCAACAACTTGCCCCCCACCAGGTACTACAGTGGGGAGCGGACTGTGCCCCAGACAAGTGGCCTCCTTTCACCACAGGCCAATGAAGAAGTGACCAGCGTTCCCCCACAAAGGTGGTTTGTAACCCCAGTTCAACAAGCTGCGGCTAACAAGTTGGACATGGGTCCCTATGATACAGACTATTCTTCTAGCTCTCTTCTTACTTATGGCATAAAGTCCCTACCTATCCAAGCTTCACACCCCATGGCATATTATCCAGATGCTGCCTTTGCTTCTATGACAAGTTGGGGGAGCAGAAGTTCTCCATATCAGAGGAAAATGAGCACAGGGCTACCTTGGTCCTCAAGATCAAGTCCATCAGGGTTCTCTGAAGACCTTCTAACTAAAGACAAAGTCAAGGAAGAAATGAACTCGTCTTGGGTGGAAACACCTCCTTCAATAAAGTCTCTAGACTCAAACGACTCTGGTGTTTACACAGGAGCATGCAAAAGAAGAAGACTCTCTCCTAGCACTTCAAGCAATGAAAACTCTCCCCCAATAAAGTGTGAGGACATTGCCAGCGAAGACTATAAAGATGCCTCCAAAGGCTTAGGCTACTATTCCTTCTACTCTAGTTCCTAa